A single window of Leptolyngbya ohadii IS1 DNA harbors:
- a CDS encoding SDR family NAD(P)-dependent oxidoreductase: MQVQGSIALVTGANGGIGQYYIQGLQAAGANRIYAGARNPDSLKDIAATDPDRIIPIPLDITDEVSVKAAAESCSDVNLLINNAGVGFNQRLVAEINFDKVRSEIEVNYLGTLRMSLAFAPVLKANGREAIVSGGTTSCIVNMLTMLAKVNFPLNASYCASKAAALLVTQGIRAELASQKTLVVGVMPGTVDTGMSKNFPPPKVAPEEVVRAALQAVIDEVEDVYPGEQAQQMQAQLLQDPKAVEKWMAAVVAS; the protein is encoded by the coding sequence ATGCAAGTTCAAGGTTCGATCGCATTAGTGACAGGGGCAAACGGTGGTATCGGGCAATACTACATTCAGGGTCTACAGGCGGCAGGAGCAAATCGCATTTATGCGGGGGCACGTAATCCAGATAGCTTGAAAGATATTGCAGCAACAGATCCCGATCGCATTATTCCAATTCCACTCGATATCACGGATGAAGTTTCGGTTAAAGCAGCCGCTGAGTCATGTTCAGATGTGAATCTCCTGATTAACAATGCCGGGGTGGGATTCAATCAGCGATTGGTTGCAGAGATTAATTTTGACAAGGTGCGATCGGAGATTGAAGTCAATTACCTGGGGACACTGCGAATGTCTCTGGCGTTTGCTCCAGTGCTGAAAGCGAATGGACGTGAGGCGATCGTCTCTGGCGGCACGACATCGTGCATCGTCAATATGCTCACCATGCTGGCAAAGGTTAATTTCCCCTTGAATGCCTCTTACTGCGCGTCTAAAGCAGCAGCACTACTGGTAACGCAGGGAATTCGGGCTGAGCTTGCCTCACAAAAAACGCTGGTGGTTGGGGTGATGCCTGGAACCGTGGACACCGGGATGAGTAAGAATTTTCCACCGCCCAAAGTTGCCCCGGAGGAAGTGGTACGGGCAGCTCTTCAGGCTGTGATTGATGAAGTGGAGGATGTCTATCCTGGAGAGCAGGCGCAGCAAATGCAAGCCCAATTGCTTCAGGACCCCAAAGCTGTTGAAAAGTGGATGGCAGCAGTTGTTGCAAGTTAA
- a CDS encoding winged helix-turn-helix transcriptional regulator, which produces MTNELTQGTVFVQATLKVLGGKWKILILWHLKDEQKRFSELKRLMPEITEKMLIQQLRELEKDGVVNRTVHANVPPKVEYSFTEYGLTLKPVLQALCNWGENHLKRS; this is translated from the coding sequence ATGACCAATGAGCTGACTCAGGGCACTGTGTTTGTACAAGCGACGTTGAAAGTGCTGGGTGGAAAGTGGAAAATTCTGATTTTGTGGCATCTTAAGGACGAGCAGAAACGATTCAGCGAACTCAAACGGCTAATGCCGGAGATCACAGAAAAGATGCTCATTCAACAGCTGAGAGAATTAGAAAAAGACGGCGTTGTGAATCGCACCGTTCATGCAAACGTGCCGCCTAAAGTAGAATACTCGTTTACAGAATACGGTCTAACTCTAAAGCCTGTTCTGCAAGCCCTTTGTAATTGGGGCGAAAATCACTTGAAGCGTAGTTAG
- a CDS encoding nSTAND1 domain-containing NTPase produces MGTPEFRLNLAVVIGINHYQNGIPPLGTARSDAEAIAEILQSEYQYQVTLITDATHPSPTRQNLKHWLEVELPAAVTQVTPSRLLFYFAGHGIALNGDEGPQGYLIPQDARLGDASTYLSMQEVEAALSQLACRHCLVILDCCFAGAFRWSSTRKLVAIPQTIHKERYDRFIQDPAWQVITSAASDQYALDNLELRNDRGTAPQDTQHSPFAAALVDALRGAADIYPPSRSGKPAGDGIITATELYLYLRDAIEVPTDHRHHRQTPQIWCLKQHDKGEFIFLPPGHPLNLPAAPSLDELEANNPYRGLKSYEVQDSALFFGRTALIETLCDAVSDRPLTIVLGASGSGKSSLVKAGLIPHLDRLKPQHHPCKQSSWKILPPLRPGESPLNGLVNSLNSLLQEEIIGSSETPDPTAIKETIAAWSQSHPQTQLLLVIDQLEELITLCQQESERQQFLAVLAALLEIQAVHLVMTLRSDFEPQFRNTPLEPQWQAGRFVVPPMTRDELQAVIEEPASAKVVYFESSEPRGDLVNRLIDEVAGMPGALPLLSFTLSELYLKLARRYQDAQITGDPVDRSMTWADYDDLGGVTQSLTRRADEIYDALVESDRAYAQTIRHVMLRLVAVGSELARRRVPEAELRYPEPENTRVQTAIDRFSSARLLVRGTDAENIPYIEPAHDALVRGWQKLLTWKKEEEEKLILQRRLTPAAFEWAQVRNQHREQPKGVLEKAAPLGNWIDRQLLTIETTAAQISAHLLREFQHLARRTASQQPKADRPGDKPTHFLWDSNPYLSVLDQELHANDLWFNQIEGEFVRESVLQKRRNVSWRWRIVISVIAGLSGLTAIALIGQRSALINQIQASRESAEANFRAGQSLNAFLDALRAAHSFNHPLLQVFQPSDRLQQEVQGSLQKAIFSVQERNRLDASQGIARSIASPNGRLIASAGEDGRVVVWNWQGQKQTEWDSGQGHILNVSFSPDSQTIATAGGDSTVRLWDLQGNLLAQLQGHTDMVKGLSFSPNGRWLASSGRDRTVRLWNLQDRSSRVFSGHEQDVWSVAFSPDSQTIASAAEDKTFRLWDLQGNLLKTVPAGEDDLHTIRFSPDGQILAVGGDNGYLSLWDLQGQRLANLPGHQRQIWNVAFSPDGTRLTSAAGDSRVWLWSRTGQAIAVFQGHAGPARSVSFSADGQRIVSSGDDGTVRLWDLQGQQQVTLKGHQGSVQAIQFSPANRPNGQQLVTSGEDATIRLWNLQGESLATVTGDLGAVRSIAFHPNGQQIASAQGQTVRLWTGSEQPAIALEGHQGLVRSVQFSPDGQQIISSADDGSIRRWSVQGQPLANWRADQQRVWQVAFSPDGQQIASAGQDGVVRLWDLQGQPLVALGGHLGSAYSVAFSPDGKRLASSGQDGTIRLWDLQNRRQSHLFQLYDAEVNSVAFSPDGKFLASGDNFGNAQLWNLQIQQQAAEWIAHPNAIVRRVTFSPDSKLVATASDDGTAKLWRLEAFDPLLSRGCNLLSDYLNHRQQAASQAANQGDLPLAVVQSDRTLCNAVRPPSD; encoded by the coding sequence ATGCCCGACTGGGAGATGCCTCCACCTACCTTTCTATGCAGGAAGTTGAAGCCGCCCTCAGTCAGCTTGCCTGCCGCCATTGCCTCGTGATTTTAGACTGCTGTTTTGCAGGCGCGTTTCGCTGGTCAAGCACTCGCAAACTGGTTGCCATTCCCCAAACCATTCACAAAGAACGCTACGATCGCTTCATTCAAGATCCCGCCTGGCAGGTGATTACCTCTGCCGCATCCGATCAATATGCGCTGGACAATCTGGAGCTGAGAAACGATCGAGGAACCGCCCCCCAGGACACCCAACATTCCCCCTTTGCCGCCGCCCTGGTTGACGCACTTCGAGGCGCAGCCGATATTTATCCGCCCTCCCGTTCCGGAAAACCCGCAGGCGATGGCATCATTACCGCCACCGAACTCTACCTGTACCTGCGAGACGCGATCGAAGTTCCAACCGATCATCGCCACCACCGTCAAACGCCGCAAATCTGGTGCCTAAAGCAGCACGACAAAGGCGAATTCATTTTCCTTCCCCCCGGTCATCCACTTAACCTGCCTGCCGCCCCCTCCCTGGATGAGCTGGAGGCAAATAACCCCTATCGCGGCTTAAAATCCTACGAAGTCCAGGATAGCGCCCTCTTTTTTGGTCGCACTGCCCTGATCGAAACGCTTTGCGATGCCGTGAGCGATCGTCCGTTGACCATCGTTCTGGGTGCGTCCGGTTCGGGGAAGTCGAGCTTAGTCAAAGCCGGATTAATTCCCCACCTCGATCGCCTCAAACCTCAGCATCATCCGTGCAAACAGTCGTCCTGGAAAATCCTGCCGCCACTTCGCCCCGGAGAATCGCCGCTGAATGGTTTGGTGAACAGTCTGAACAGCCTGCTCCAGGAAGAAATTATCGGTTCCTCAGAAACGCCCGACCCAACCGCCATCAAAGAAACGATCGCCGCCTGGAGCCAATCCCATCCGCAGACCCAACTGTTGCTGGTGATCGATCAACTGGAGGAGCTAATTACCCTTTGTCAGCAAGAATCGGAAAGACAGCAGTTTCTCGCGGTACTGGCAGCCTTACTGGAAATTCAGGCAGTACATCTGGTCATGACGCTGCGATCGGACTTTGAACCCCAGTTTAGAAACACCCCCCTGGAACCGCAATGGCAGGCAGGTCGGTTTGTCGTTCCTCCCATGACCCGCGACGAATTGCAGGCAGTAATCGAGGAACCCGCGTCGGCAAAGGTCGTGTATTTTGAGTCCTCCGAGCCGCGAGGCGATCTGGTCAATCGGCTTATTGATGAAGTCGCAGGAATGCCAGGAGCGTTACCGCTGCTGTCGTTTACCCTGAGCGAACTGTATCTCAAACTCGCCCGCCGCTACCAGGACGCGCAGATTACAGGCGATCCCGTCGATCGATCGATGACCTGGGCAGACTACGACGATCTGGGCGGCGTTACCCAATCCCTCACCCGCCGAGCCGATGAAATCTACGATGCGTTAGTGGAAAGCGATCGCGCCTACGCACAAACCATTCGTCATGTGATGCTGCGCTTAGTCGCCGTGGGCAGTGAACTGGCAAGAAGGCGAGTCCCCGAAGCGGAACTAAGGTATCCGGAACCAGAAAATACCAGAGTTCAAACGGCGATCGATCGCTTTTCATCTGCCCGTCTGCTGGTGCGAGGCACGGATGCGGAGAATATCCCTTACATTGAACCTGCCCACGATGCGCTGGTGCGAGGCTGGCAAAAACTGCTGACCTGGAAAAAAGAGGAAGAAGAGAAACTGATTTTGCAGCGGCGACTCACTCCGGCGGCATTCGAGTGGGCACAGGTGAGAAATCAGCACCGCGAACAGCCCAAAGGTGTTTTAGAAAAAGCGGCTCCCCTGGGAAACTGGATCGATCGACAGCTTCTCACGATCGAAACCACCGCAGCGCAAATTTCGGCTCATCTATTGCGAGAATTCCAGCATCTTGCTCGCCGCACTGCATCCCAGCAGCCAAAAGCGGATCGCCCCGGAGACAAACCCACCCACTTCCTCTGGGACAGCAATCCCTATCTGAGCGTGCTAGACCAGGAACTCCATGCCAACGACCTCTGGTTTAACCAGATCGAAGGCGAATTTGTGCGGGAAAGCGTGCTGCAAAAACGCCGCAATGTCAGCTGGCGCTGGCGAATTGTGATTAGCGTCATCGCAGGACTGAGCGGATTAACGGCGATCGCCTTGATTGGACAGCGAAGTGCATTGATTAATCAAATCCAAGCCTCCAGAGAATCGGCAGAAGCCAACTTTCGCGCCGGACAGTCCCTCAATGCGTTTCTCGATGCCCTGCGAGCTGCCCATTCCTTCAATCACCCGCTGCTGCAAGTCTTCCAGCCCAGCGATCGTCTCCAGCAGGAAGTCCAGGGATCGCTGCAAAAGGCTATCTTTTCCGTTCAGGAACGCAATCGGCTGGATGCATCCCAGGGCATTGCCAGAAGTATCGCCAGCCCCAATGGAAGGCTAATCGCCAGTGCCGGGGAGGATGGCAGAGTCGTCGTGTGGAACTGGCAGGGGCAAAAACAAACGGAATGGGATTCGGGTCAGGGGCACATTCTCAACGTCAGCTTCAGCCCGGATAGCCAAACGATTGCCACTGCCGGGGGGGATAGCACGGTTCGCCTCTGGGACTTGCAGGGAAACCTCCTGGCGCAATTGCAGGGACACACGGATATGGTCAAGGGGCTGAGCTTCAGTCCAAATGGTCGGTGGCTTGCCAGCTCAGGACGCGATCGCACCGTGCGCCTGTGGAACCTCCAGGATCGATCGTCTCGTGTGTTTAGCGGACATGAACAGGATGTGTGGTCGGTCGCCTTCAGCCCCGATAGCCAAACGATCGCCAGTGCCGCCGAGGATAAAACCTTCCGCCTGTGGGATTTGCAGGGCAATTTACTCAAAACCGTTCCAGCAGGAGAAGACGACCTCCACACTATTCGCTTCAGCCCCGATGGACAAATTCTGGCGGTGGGAGGCGATAACGGCTACTTAAGCCTGTGGGACTTGCAGGGACAGCGGTTAGCCAATTTACCAGGACATCAACGCCAGATCTGGAACGTTGCTTTCAGCCCAGACGGAACCCGCCTAACCAGCGCTGCCGGAGATAGCAGAGTTTGGCTCTGGAGCAGGACAGGTCAAGCGATCGCCGTTTTTCAGGGACACGCAGGACCCGCGCGATCGGTAAGTTTTAGCGCAGATGGACAGCGGATCGTCAGCAGCGGCGATGATGGAACCGTGCGCCTGTGGGATTTGCAGGGGCAGCAGCAGGTCACGCTAAAAGGACACCAAGGCTCGGTGCAGGCAATTCAATTCAGTCCCGCTAATCGTCCTAACGGGCAGCAGCTTGTAACCAGCGGTGAAGATGCTACGATTCGGCTCTGGAATTTGCAGGGAGAATCCCTGGCGACGGTCACGGGAGATTTAGGCGCGGTTCGATCGATCGCCTTCCACCCCAACGGACAGCAGATCGCCAGTGCCCAGGGACAAACCGTTCGCCTCTGGACAGGTTCCGAGCAGCCCGCGATCGCACTGGAGGGACATCAGGGATTGGTGAGAAGCGTCCAGTTCAGTCCCGATGGACAGCAGATTATCAGTTCGGCAGACGATGGCTCGATTCGGCGGTGGAGTGTACAGGGACAGCCATTAGCGAACTGGAGGGCAGATCAGCAGCGAGTCTGGCAAGTGGCATTCAGCCCCGATGGACAGCAGATCGCCAGTGCAGGACAGGATGGCGTTGTTCGGCTTTGGGACTTGCAGGGTCAGCCCCTCGTCGCACTTGGAGGACATCTCGGCTCGGCTTATAGCGTGGCGTTTAGTCCAGACGGAAAGCGGCTTGCCAGTTCTGGTCAGGATGGCACGATCCGCCTCTGGGATTTGCAGAACCGCCGCCAAAGTCATCTCTTCCAGCTTTACGATGCCGAAGTCAACTCAGTGGCATTTAGCCCGGACGGCAAGTTTTTAGCCAGCGGCGATAATTTCGGCAACGCTCAACTGTGGAATTTGCAGATTCAGCAGCAGGCAGCAGAATGGATCGCCCATCCTAACGCGATCGTCCGCAGAGTCACCTTTAGCCCAGACAGCAAGCTGGTCGCAACCGCATCCGATGACGGCACTGCCAAACTCTGGCGGCTAGAAGCATTCGATCCACTGCTTTCTAGAGGCTGCAATCTTCTCAGCGACTATCTAAACCATCGGCAACAGGCAGCAAGTCAGGCAGCAAATCAGGGCGATCTGCCCTTGGCGGTTGTGCAGAGCGATCGCACACTTTGCAATGCTGTACGTCCACCATCCGATTAA